A part of Streptomyces sp. NBC_01451 genomic DNA contains:
- a CDS encoding lipid-transfer protein yields the protein MAVAPDTAGIRGVTGIKDATAIAGIGQTSFARQLTENERTLACRAILAALDDAGIAPAEVDALASYTMEETDEVEVAKALGLGDLTFFSKVGYGGGGSCATVAHLAAAIATGQATVGVAWRSRKRGSGPRPWRNTSVQLPTPAQWTRPFGLLRPSDEIAMLTRRHMHEYGTTRDHLFNVALACRNRANQNPDAIMYDRPLTREMYMTSRWISEPLCLFDNCLETDGALACVVVSAERARDCRRTPVYIHSAAQGLPAQHHGMVNYWNDDPLTGPAWTAARHLWKHADFTPDDVQVAQLYDAFTALIPLSLEGYGFCGRGEGGAFTEGGALESGGRLPINTGGGGLSEAYVHGFNLITEGVRQLRGTSTAQVPGAATCLVTAGEGVPTSALLLRS from the coding sequence ATGGCAGTCGCACCAGATACGGCGGGTATCAGAGGCGTCACCGGAATCAAGGACGCCACCGCCATCGCCGGAATCGGACAGACTTCCTTTGCCCGACAACTCACCGAGAACGAGCGGACGTTGGCGTGCCGTGCGATCCTCGCCGCGCTCGACGACGCGGGTATCGCGCCCGCCGAGGTCGACGCCCTCGCCTCCTACACCATGGAGGAGACCGACGAGGTCGAGGTCGCCAAGGCGCTCGGCCTCGGTGACCTCACCTTCTTCTCCAAGGTCGGCTACGGCGGCGGCGGTTCCTGCGCCACCGTCGCCCATCTCGCCGCCGCGATAGCCACCGGACAGGCCACGGTCGGCGTCGCCTGGCGGTCACGGAAGAGGGGCTCCGGGCCCCGGCCGTGGCGGAACACCAGCGTCCAACTCCCCACCCCGGCCCAGTGGACGCGCCCCTTCGGGCTCCTCCGGCCCTCCGACGAGATCGCGATGCTCACGCGCCGCCACATGCACGAGTACGGCACGACCCGCGACCACCTCTTCAACGTCGCCCTCGCCTGCCGCAACCGCGCGAACCAGAACCCGGACGCGATCATGTACGACCGTCCGCTCACCCGCGAGATGTACATGACCTCCCGCTGGATCAGCGAACCCCTCTGCCTCTTCGACAACTGCCTTGAGACGGACGGGGCGTTGGCCTGCGTGGTCGTGTCGGCGGAGCGGGCGCGGGACTGCCGCCGGACCCCCGTCTACATCCACTCCGCCGCCCAGGGCCTGCCCGCCCAGCACCACGGCATGGTCAACTACTGGAACGACGACCCGCTGACCGGCCCGGCCTGGACAGCCGCCCGGCATCTCTGGAAACACGCCGACTTCACCCCGGACGACGTCCAGGTCGCCCAGCTCTACGACGCGTTCACCGCCCTCATCCCCCTCTCCCTGGAGGGCTACGGCTTCTGCGGGCGCGGCGAGGGCGGCGCCTTCACCGAGGGGGGCGCCCTGGAGAGCGGCGGCCGGCTGCCGATCAACACCGGCGGGGGCGGCCTCAGCGAGGCGTACGTCCACGGCTTCAACCTCATCACCGAGGGCGTACGGCAACTGCGCGGCACCAGCACCGCCCAGGTCCCCGGAGCCGCCACCTGCCTGGTCACCGCAGGGGAGGGCGTCCCGACTTCGGCCCTGTTGTTGAGAAGTTGA
- a CDS encoding alpha/beta fold hydrolase yields MAENRTVAEHHGAENHSVEHRTVDVNGVRLHIAEAGEGPLVVLLHGFPESWHSWRHQFGPLAAAGFRVVAPDQRGYGASERPEDVSAYSILHLVGDVVGLIHALGEETAYVVGHDWGGPVAWHTALLRPDVVRGVAGLSVPPPFRGDHRPLGVMEAMFGGRFYWNYINRPGLADAELNRDPRATLRRTLYAFSGDNPESGTGRQPLVEPGQGWLDTMPDPEELPAWLTEADLDSLTESFAGSFTGALNWYRNIDRNWELTTAWHGAVVSPPALYVYGDRDLVPAFPGTPQLIEKLPELMPNLRRAPVVLKGCGHWTQQERPDEVNAALIPFLTELRDANS; encoded by the coding sequence ATGGCTGAGAACCGCACAGTGGCAGAGCACCACGGGGCTGAGAACCACAGCGTCGAGCACCGCACGGTGGACGTGAACGGCGTCCGGCTGCACATCGCGGAGGCGGGCGAGGGCCCGCTCGTCGTGCTGTTGCACGGCTTCCCCGAGTCGTGGCACTCCTGGCGCCACCAGTTCGGGCCGCTGGCCGCCGCCGGTTTCCGGGTCGTCGCCCCCGACCAGCGCGGATACGGCGCGAGCGAGCGCCCCGAGGACGTGTCGGCGTACAGCATCCTGCATCTGGTGGGCGATGTGGTCGGGCTGATCCACGCGCTCGGCGAGGAGACGGCGTACGTCGTCGGGCACGACTGGGGCGGGCCCGTGGCCTGGCACACCGCGCTGCTGCGTCCGGACGTCGTGCGCGGGGTGGCGGGACTGAGCGTGCCGCCGCCGTTCCGGGGCGACCACCGCCCGCTGGGCGTGATGGAGGCGATGTTCGGCGGCCGTTTCTACTGGAACTACATCAACCGCCCCGGGCTCGCCGACGCCGAACTGAACCGGGACCCGCGCGCCACCCTCCGCAGGACCCTGTACGCCTTCTCCGGCGACAACCCCGAGTCGGGCACCGGCAGGCAGCCCCTGGTCGAGCCGGGCCAGGGCTGGCTGGACACGATGCCCGACCCGGAGGAACTCCCGGCCTGGCTCACGGAGGCGGACCTCGACTCCCTCACCGAGAGCTTCGCGGGCAGTTTCACCGGCGCCCTCAACTGGTACCGCAACATCGACCGCAACTGGGAACTGACGACGGCCTGGCACGGGGCCGTGGTCAGCCCGCCCGCGCTGTACGTGTACGGCGACCGGGACCTGGTGCCCGCGTTTCCCGGCACACCTCAACTCATCGAGAAGCTGCCGGAGTTGATGCCCAACCTGCGGCGCGCTCCGGTGGTGCTGAAGGGCTGCGGCCACTGGACGCAGCAGGAGCGGCCCGACGAGGTCAACGCGGCGCTGATCCCGTTCCTCACGGAACTGAGGGACGCCAACAGCTGA
- a CDS encoding Zn-ribbon domain-containing OB-fold protein — translation MLTPVVDEDGAPFWGYAAQGELRVQTCADCAEPRFPPRPCCPHCQSFASEWRAVSGRGRVWSFVVPHPPLLPDYAELAPYNVIVVELADAPRIRLVGNLVTGPDAPLNSFPPERIRIGARVQVVFSSAGLPQWILERP, via the coding sequence ATGCTGACACCGGTCGTCGACGAAGACGGCGCCCCCTTCTGGGGGTACGCGGCCCAGGGCGAACTCCGCGTCCAGACCTGCGCCGACTGCGCCGAACCCCGCTTCCCGCCCCGCCCGTGCTGCCCTCACTGCCAGTCCTTCGCGAGCGAGTGGCGCGCGGTCAGCGGACGCGGACGCGTCTGGTCGTTCGTCGTCCCGCATCCGCCGCTCCTCCCGGACTACGCCGAGCTGGCCCCGTACAACGTGATCGTCGTCGAGCTGGCGGACGCCCCGCGCATCCGGCTGGTCGGCAACCTGGTCACCGGGCCCGACGCACCCCTCAACTCCTTTCCCCCCGAACGGATTCGCATCGGCGCACGGGTGCAGGTCGTCTTCTCCTCCGCCGGGCTTCCGCAGTGGATCCTGGAGCGCCCGTGA
- a CDS encoding enoyl-CoA hydratase/isomerase family protein, whose amino-acid sequence MSLDLSADKETGVAVVTLDRPRRLNAIDLDTAAELASTWQELRFDDTVRAVVLTGAGTRAFSTGLDRDATVPQPNSPYMVDDPLERIGPKANDLWKPVIAAVNGMACGGAFYLLAESEFIVADPSATFFDPHTTYGMVSAYESMGMAQRMPYGEIARMALMGTAERLSAARAYEIGLVSEVTAPGGSLAASVDRARVIASYPPEGVQGTVRAVWAAKEAARAHALAYAPHLVRLGNLPGDRQAELFSARTPDFRLR is encoded by the coding sequence GTGAGCCTGGACCTGTCGGCCGACAAGGAGACCGGGGTCGCCGTCGTCACCCTCGACCGGCCGCGGAGACTCAACGCCATCGACCTCGACACCGCCGCCGAACTTGCCTCCACCTGGCAGGAGTTGCGCTTCGACGACACCGTACGGGCGGTGGTCCTCACGGGCGCCGGGACACGCGCCTTCTCTACGGGCCTCGACCGCGACGCGACCGTCCCCCAGCCCAACTCGCCCTACATGGTGGACGATCCGCTCGAAAGGATCGGCCCGAAGGCGAACGACCTCTGGAAGCCGGTGATCGCCGCGGTGAACGGTATGGCGTGCGGCGGTGCCTTCTACCTCCTCGCGGAGTCGGAGTTCATCGTCGCCGACCCGAGCGCCACCTTCTTCGACCCGCACACCACGTACGGCATGGTCAGCGCGTACGAGTCGATGGGCATGGCGCAGCGCATGCCGTACGGGGAGATCGCGCGGATGGCGCTGATGGGGACGGCGGAGCGACTGTCGGCGGCGCGGGCGTACGAGATCGGGCTGGTGAGTGAAGTCACCGCTCCCGGTGGGTCGTTGGCGGCCTCCGTCGACCGCGCCCGGGTCATCGCGTCGTATCCGCCGGAGGGGGTGCAGGGCACGGTGCGGGCGGTGTGGGCGGCGAAGGAGGCGGCCCGCGCGCACGCCCTCGCGTACGCGCCGCACCTGGTCCGGCTCGGCAATCTCCCGGGCGACCGGCAGGCGGAACTGTTCTCGGCGAGGACCCCGGATTTCCGGTTGCGATAG
- a CDS encoding RNA polymerase sigma factor translates to MKRSRDKAASELFAALYPRLAGWCRRLVDDDETAHEIASEAFTRLWARWTSVEEPRGFLYVTAANIVRDHWRKMERERRAMRHVTTEAALRTHTEPSDPSVRLLVQSLPERLRVPILLHYYADMPIREVSALTGRKEGTIKADLHAAREQLRAHLRKSLDHTL, encoded by the coding sequence TTGAAACGGTCCCGCGACAAGGCAGCGTCCGAGTTGTTCGCCGCCCTCTACCCGCGCCTGGCCGGCTGGTGCCGCCGTCTCGTCGACGACGACGAGACGGCCCACGAGATCGCCTCGGAGGCGTTCACCCGCCTGTGGGCCCGCTGGACGTCGGTGGAGGAGCCGCGCGGCTTCCTCTACGTGACGGCGGCCAACATCGTCCGGGACCACTGGCGCAAAATGGAACGCGAGCGCAGGGCCATGCGGCACGTCACCACGGAGGCGGCGCTGCGCACCCACACCGAACCGTCGGACCCGTCCGTACGCCTCCTCGTCCAATCGCTCCCGGAACGACTGCGCGTCCCGATCCTCCTGCACTACTACGCTGACATGCCCATCCGGGAAGTGTCCGCGCTGACCGGACGCAAGGAAGGAACCATCAAGGCCGACCTCCACGCGGCCCGTGAACAACTCCGCGCCCACCTGAGGAAAAGCCTTGACCACACGCTTTGA
- a CDS encoding class F sortase: MLSRRAFGTGATAAAASLLVGCSSGGEGVRTTGTASPDASSPPPGSADGTHTSVKSARPVGRSAPVRLRVPALGVDTPVMRLGLASDGTVQVPPITDHDQAGWYEHSPTPGQTGPSVILGHVTVGEYGDGVFHDLTRLRRGEKIVARLENGTETEFTVTSLRTVAKADFPTDDVYGNVDRPELRLITCGGPRDETGYLDNVIAFAALTASTSP; encoded by the coding sequence GTGCTCTCCCGGCGCGCCTTCGGTACGGGAGCCACGGCTGCCGCCGCCTCGCTGCTCGTGGGCTGTTCCTCCGGCGGCGAGGGCGTACGGACGACAGGGACCGCGAGCCCCGACGCCTCCTCCCCGCCGCCGGGATCGGCCGACGGCACGCACACCTCCGTCAAGTCCGCGCGGCCGGTGGGCCGTTCGGCCCCCGTCCGGCTCCGTGTCCCGGCCCTCGGGGTCGACACCCCGGTCATGCGGCTGGGACTGGCGTCCGACGGCACGGTGCAGGTCCCGCCGATCACCGACCACGACCAGGCCGGCTGGTACGAGCACTCGCCGACGCCGGGCCAGACCGGCCCGTCGGTGATCCTCGGCCATGTCACGGTCGGCGAGTACGGGGACGGCGTCTTCCACGACCTCACGCGGCTGCGCCGGGGCGAGAAGATCGTCGCGCGTCTGGAGAACGGCACGGAGACGGAGTTCACGGTCACCTCCCTGCGGACGGTGGCCAAGGCCGACTTCCCGACGGACGACGTCTACGGGAACGTGGACCGTCCGGAGCTCCGGCTCATCACGTGCGGCGGCCCCCGGGACGAGACCGGCTACCTCGACAACGTGATCGCCTTCGCCGCGCTGACGGCGTCCACGAGCCCGTGA
- a CDS encoding sortase-dependent protein: MRRTVLSAVALAATAVLAGTAPAFADGTSPTPVPAASTAPTEATPVPSTAPSQDPATEASPVPSEAPTTDPNSAPSQVAEVPDGAPNTGVTQTSTDSGTPATLIGGGAAAAFAVAGASLLVVRRRRATGA, encoded by the coding sequence GTGCGCCGTACCGTCCTCAGCGCCGTGGCACTCGCGGCCACCGCCGTACTGGCGGGCACCGCTCCCGCGTTCGCCGACGGGACGAGCCCCACCCCGGTCCCGGCCGCCAGCACCGCGCCGACCGAGGCCACCCCGGTGCCGAGCACCGCACCGAGCCAGGACCCCGCCACCGAGGCCAGCCCGGTGCCCAGCGAGGCACCGACCACCGACCCCAACTCGGCCCCGTCACAGGTCGCCGAGGTTCCGGACGGCGCGCCCAACACCGGGGTGACGCAGACGTCGACGGACTCCGGAACGCCGGCGACGCTGATCGGCGGGGGCGCCGCCGCCGCGTTCGCCGTGGCCGGCGCCTCGCTGCTCGTCGTACGCCGTCGGCGGGCGACCGGGGCGTGA